From a region of the Pseudoxanthomonas sp. X-1 genome:
- a CDS encoding DUF1302 domain-containing protein, translated as MTLWNPRPQARRMAPVLCLLATAIAMPLQAAEFKLADGEVTGTWTTRATYGMGVRTTGRSAHLVGKGFRSDGAAKGGDGADTADDGNLNYGAGDVYASLFKLSTAVDLKWRNLGVAVSGRAWYDTALKDNDVPQGNQPSAFKGDAPLSDHDFSQSNQFSGAMLLDAYLYGRFKLGASTTWDSRLGKQRVKWGEGVFFQGVNQVNPYDYTTLRRPGTDPATEAQLPVELWWNKLSFDNGLSVEAFYQWKWRPTELDPCGTFWSGADIGIDNGCSGLQSNAYYPINAYSPGAGQWLSDGYMNAVGAFLPRGRDIEGKDSGQYGVAAHYTIKPIATDLGLYWMRYNSRLPILNATTPNMANADPTLVARMTADGVPVAYAQLSQRLSTITEFWEYPQDLTLMGLSASHKAGPWKFAGEVSFTQDLPVQINTADMFAALTRNGGPVGGRTAGQDPGSLLRGYDRFDKWQAQASVTRTLGPVLGASSGVIVGEAAWQHVDLPGLDVARYGRGFAWGYSPQGFDGSCGAVQNPQGCVNKGYFTKMAWGYRVRGQLNYAVGSTTLSPSLTWGQDVHGYAVDATVVQDRKTVTLGLAAKFAGNAFASVAYTNYLGNNPYDVLADHDNVVMAIGTTF; from the coding sequence ATGACGCTCTGGAACCCCCGCCCACAGGCGCGCCGCATGGCGCCGGTGCTGTGCCTGCTGGCTACCGCCATCGCCATGCCCCTGCAGGCGGCCGAATTCAAGCTCGCCGACGGGGAGGTCACCGGGACCTGGACCACCCGCGCGACCTACGGCATGGGTGTGCGCACGACCGGGCGCTCGGCGCATCTGGTCGGCAAGGGCTTCCGCTCCGATGGCGCGGCCAAGGGCGGCGACGGCGCCGATACCGCGGACGACGGCAACCTCAACTACGGCGCCGGCGATGTGTATGCCTCGCTGTTCAAGCTCAGCACCGCGGTCGACCTGAAGTGGCGCAATCTCGGCGTGGCCGTCAGTGGCCGCGCCTGGTACGACACCGCACTGAAGGACAACGACGTGCCGCAGGGCAACCAGCCCAGCGCGTTCAAGGGCGACGCGCCGCTGAGCGACCATGACTTCTCCCAGTCCAACCAGTTCTCCGGCGCGATGCTGCTGGACGCCTATCTTTACGGCCGCTTCAAGCTGGGCGCGTCCACCACCTGGGATTCGCGCCTGGGCAAGCAGCGGGTGAAGTGGGGTGAAGGGGTGTTCTTCCAGGGCGTCAACCAGGTCAATCCCTACGACTACACCACGCTGCGCCGCCCGGGAACCGACCCGGCCACCGAAGCGCAGCTGCCGGTGGAGCTGTGGTGGAACAAGCTCAGCTTCGACAACGGCCTGTCGGTGGAGGCCTTCTACCAGTGGAAGTGGCGCCCGACCGAACTGGATCCGTGCGGCACCTTCTGGTCCGGCGCGGACATCGGCATCGACAACGGCTGTTCGGGCCTGCAATCCAACGCCTATTACCCGATCAACGCCTACTCGCCCGGCGCGGGGCAGTGGCTGAGCGATGGCTACATGAACGCCGTCGGCGCCTTCCTGCCGCGCGGTCGCGACATCGAGGGCAAGGACAGCGGCCAGTACGGCGTGGCGGCGCATTACACGATCAAGCCCATCGCCACCGACCTGGGCCTGTACTGGATGCGCTACAACTCGCGCCTGCCGATCCTCAACGCCACCACGCCGAACATGGCCAACGCCGATCCGACCCTGGTCGCGCGCATGACGGCCGACGGCGTGCCGGTGGCCTATGCCCAGCTGTCCCAGCGCCTGTCCACGATCACCGAGTTCTGGGAGTACCCGCAGGACCTGACGCTGATGGGGCTGTCGGCCTCGCACAAGGCCGGCCCGTGGAAGTTCGCCGGCGAGGTCAGCTTCACCCAGGACCTGCCGGTGCAGATCAACACGGCCGACATGTTCGCCGCCCTGACGCGCAACGGCGGGCCGGTCGGCGGGCGCACCGCCGGACAGGACCCGGGCTCGCTGCTCAGGGGCTACGACCGCTTCGACAAGTGGCAGGCGCAGGCCTCGGTTACGCGCACGCTGGGGCCGGTGCTGGGCGCCAGCAGCGGCGTCATCGTCGGCGAGGCGGCCTGGCAGCACGTGGATCTGCCCGGGCTGGATGTCGCCCGCTATGGCCGTGGCTTCGCCTGGGGCTATTCGCCGCAGGGCTTCGACGGCAGCTGCGGCGCGGTGCAGAACCCGCAGGGCTGCGTGAACAAGGGCTACTTCACCAAGATGGCCTGGGGCTACCGCGTGCGCGGCCAGCTCAACTATGCCGTGGGCAGCACCACGCTCTCGCCCAGCCTGACCTGGGGCCAGGACGTGCACGGTTACGCGGTGGACGCCACCGTGGTGCAGGACCGCAAGACGGTCACGCTGGGGCTGGCGGCGAAGTTCGCCGGCAACGCCTTCGCCTCGGTGGCCTATACCAACTACCTGGGTAACAACCCGTACGACGTGCTGGCCGACCACGACAACGTGGTGATGGCGATCGGCACCACGTTCTGA
- a CDS encoding LytTR family DNA-binding domain-containing protein, protein MAECVVAEDEDLLRAALVAQLRQAWPQLGIGAECSDGASALEAIAERQPDVAFLDIRMPGLTGIEVARAAADASPRTQVVFVTAYDQYAVQAFEHGAVDYLLKPVTRDRLDATVQRLQARTQPSAPDVAVLDALLRRLAPSARPAAAPLAWVTASTGRETRLILIDDVAYFRADHKYTVVMTAEGEALLRTPLRELLGVLDPAVFKQIHRSTIVNLKAVASVIRDDTGKGQLKLRNRPELLTVSQPFMGLFKGM, encoded by the coding sequence ATGGCTGAGTGCGTGGTCGCCGAAGACGAGGATCTGCTGCGCGCCGCGCTGGTCGCGCAGCTGCGCCAGGCGTGGCCACAGCTGGGGATCGGCGCCGAATGCAGCGATGGCGCCAGCGCGCTGGAAGCCATCGCCGAGCGCCAGCCGGACGTGGCCTTCCTCGATATCCGCATGCCGGGCCTGACCGGCATCGAGGTGGCGCGCGCGGCCGCCGATGCCAGCCCGCGCACGCAGGTCGTGTTCGTCACCGCCTACGACCAGTACGCGGTGCAAGCCTTCGAACACGGCGCGGTCGATTACCTGCTCAAGCCGGTCACGCGCGACCGCCTGGACGCCACCGTGCAGCGCCTGCAGGCGCGTACCCAGCCGTCGGCGCCGGATGTCGCCGTGCTGGATGCGCTGCTGCGGCGGCTCGCACCGAGCGCGCGTCCCGCGGCCGCGCCGCTGGCGTGGGTGACGGCCAGCACCGGGCGCGAGACGCGGCTGATCCTGATCGACGACGTCGCGTACTTCCGTGCCGACCACAAGTACACCGTGGTGATGACCGCGGAGGGCGAGGCGCTGCTGCGCACGCCGCTGCGCGAGCTCCTGGGCGTGCTGGATCCGGCGGTGTTCAAGCAGATCCACCGCTCCACCATCGTCAACCTCAAGGCCGTGGCCTCGGTGATCCGCGACGACACCGGCAAGGGCCAGTTGAAGCTGCGCAACCGCCCGGAACTGCTGACCGTCAGCCAGCCGTTCATGGGCTTGTTCAAGGGCATGTAG
- a CDS encoding glycine zipper 2TM domain-containing protein has protein sequence MKTSHIHASRLMLCVGLLGIATSAMAQRYGPQDEGRRFNDGTRVVCKNVEVRKNSKDSNRILGTATGAVVGGLLGNQIGGGNGKKLATVGGAIAGGAAGRTIQGNHQIDHGDRVVEKQCVRR, from the coding sequence ATGAAAACGTCCCATATCCATGCTTCGCGCCTGATGCTGTGCGTCGGCTTGCTCGGAATCGCTACCTCGGCCATGGCCCAGCGCTACGGGCCGCAGGACGAGGGCCGTCGCTTCAACGACGGCACGCGCGTGGTGTGCAAGAACGTCGAGGTGCGCAAGAACAGCAAGGATTCCAACCGGATCCTGGGCACCGCGACCGGTGCGGTGGTGGGTGGCCTGCTGGGCAACCAGATCGGTGGCGGCAACGGCAAGAAGCTGGCGACGGTCGGTGGCGCTATCGCCGGCGGCGCCGCCGGTCGCACGATCCAGGGCAATCACCAGATCGACCACGGCGACCGCGTGGTGGAGAAGCAGTGCGTTCGCCGCTGA
- a CDS encoding NAD-dependent dehydratase codes for MPESALGRAPAMTQVLLAGATGLVGGLVLSQLLLDERVTRVVAPTRRPLPMTHARLFNPVVDFDALPADADWWRVDSVICALGTTMRQAGSRAAFRRVDHDYPVAIARHALSGGALAYALNSATGADVASRFFYNRVKGEVERDLDALGYLSLTVVRPGLIEGERTQRRTGEHLAGLALHALAPVLPRRFRPSPADHVAAALVDAALNARPGHHVIEAAQLAR; via the coding sequence ATGCCTGAGTCGGCCCTGGGCAGGGCGCCCGCGATGACGCAGGTGCTGTTAGCGGGTGCGACCGGGCTGGTCGGCGGCCTGGTCCTGTCGCAGCTGCTGCTGGACGAGCGGGTCACGCGGGTGGTGGCGCCGACCCGCCGCCCGCTGCCGATGACCCACGCGCGCCTGTTCAATCCGGTGGTGGACTTCGACGCGCTGCCGGCCGATGCGGACTGGTGGCGGGTGGACAGCGTGATCTGCGCGCTGGGCACGACGATGCGGCAGGCCGGTTCGCGCGCGGCGTTCAGGCGGGTGGATCACGACTATCCGGTGGCGATCGCGCGCCATGCGCTGTCCGGCGGGGCGCTGGCCTATGCGTTGAACTCGGCCACCGGCGCCGATGTCGCCTCGCGCTTCTTCTACAACCGGGTCAAGGGCGAGGTGGAGCGCGATCTGGACGCGTTGGGCTATCTGTCGCTGACGGTGGTGCGTCCCGGGCTGATCGAAGGCGAGCGCACGCAACGCCGCACCGGCGAACACCTGGCTGGCCTGGCGCTGCACGCGCTCGCGCCCGTGTTGCCACGCCGCTTCCGGCCCAGCCCTGCCGACCATGTCGCCGCGGCGCTGGTCGACGCGGCCCTGAATGCGCGTCCCGGCCATCACGTGATCGAAGCCGCACAACTGGCGCGCTGA
- a CDS encoding DUF998 domain-containing protein gives MPGPAPLASAFASSSTPHGRVNPLWPGVALVSLATFVTITVVVHLLRPDLDVVRNQMSLYLIGPWGHLLQSAYCVLSVGMLALVFGLRGSLHPRARGRIPMALLVTAALALCITAYAWMDMPGAHTTLQGRIHIGAASTAFVCATIGLIWQSYNFRHDAYWRAHRRWALPWAALCFLAIWAMAWCPPPLTGLGQKSVIVLILGWLLAVSLCLVRRGRGGGTA, from the coding sequence ATGCCAGGACCGGCGCCGCTCGCCTCCGCCTTCGCTTCCTCCTCGACGCCGCACGGGCGGGTCAATCCGCTGTGGCCGGGCGTGGCCCTGGTGAGCCTGGCGACCTTCGTCACCATCACCGTGGTCGTACACCTGCTGCGCCCGGACCTGGACGTGGTCCGCAACCAGATGAGCCTGTATCTGATCGGGCCCTGGGGCCATCTGCTGCAGTCGGCGTACTGCGTGCTCAGCGTCGGCATGCTGGCGCTGGTGTTCGGCCTGCGCGGCAGCCTGCATCCGCGCGCGCGCGGCCGCATCCCGATGGCGCTGTTGGTGACCGCCGCGCTGGCGCTGTGCATCACCGCCTACGCCTGGATGGACATGCCCGGTGCGCACACCACCTTGCAGGGACGCATCCACATCGGCGCGGCCAGCACCGCGTTCGTCTGCGCCACGATCGGGCTGATCTGGCAGTCCTACAACTTCCGCCACGACGCCTACTGGCGCGCGCATCGGCGCTGGGCGCTGCCCTGGGCGGCGCTGTGCTTCCTGGCGATCTGGGCGATGGCCTGGTGCCCGCCGCCGCTCACCGGCTTGGGGCAGAAGTCGGTGATCGTGCTGATCCTGGGCTGGCTGCTGGCCGTGTCGCTGTGCCTGGTGCGCCGCGGGCGCGGCGGCGGCACCGCCTGA
- a CDS encoding DUF808 domain-containing protein: protein MAGASLFTLLDDIATMLDDVAVMTKVAAKKTAGVLGDDLALNAQQVTGVKANRELPVVWAVAKGSLLNKAILVPVALAISVWLPVAIPYLMMIGGAYLCFEGVEKLAHKFLHSKEEDAAHHAQEARALADERVDVVAFEKDKIKGAVRTDFILSAEIIVLSLGVLSERTPPPTFVEEVIVLALIALLMTVGVYGLVAAIVKLDDLGLWLSRKGASLAAIGRGLLVAAPLLMKFLSIAGTIAMFLVGGGILVHNIGPLHHLLEGLGLSGAAGGVVGMLYNGLVGVLAGAIVLGVVQLVGRLRGKSAAH, encoded by the coding sequence ATGGCCGGAGCCAGCCTGTTCACCCTGCTCGACGATATCGCCACCATGCTCGACGACGTGGCGGTGATGACCAAGGTCGCCGCCAAGAAGACCGCCGGCGTGCTGGGTGACGACCTGGCGCTCAACGCGCAGCAGGTCACCGGCGTGAAGGCCAACCGCGAGCTGCCCGTGGTGTGGGCGGTGGCCAAGGGCTCGCTGCTGAACAAGGCGATCCTGGTGCCGGTCGCGCTGGCGATCAGCGTGTGGCTGCCGGTGGCGATCCCGTATCTGATGATGATCGGCGGCGCCTACCTGTGCTTCGAAGGCGTGGAGAAGCTGGCGCACAAGTTCCTGCACTCGAAGGAGGAGGATGCCGCCCATCACGCGCAGGAGGCGCGCGCCCTTGCCGACGAGCGCGTGGACGTGGTCGCGTTCGAGAAGGACAAGATCAAGGGCGCGGTGCGCACCGACTTCATCCTCTCGGCGGAGATCATCGTGCTGTCGCTGGGCGTGCTGAGCGAGCGCACGCCGCCGCCGACCTTCGTCGAGGAGGTGATCGTGCTGGCGCTGATCGCGCTGCTGATGACCGTGGGCGTCTACGGCCTGGTCGCGGCGATCGTGAAGCTGGACGACCTGGGCCTGTGGCTGTCGCGCAAGGGCGCCTCCCTGGCCGCGATCGGCCGTGGCCTGCTGGTGGCCGCGCCGTTGCTAATGAAGTTCCTGTCCATCGCCGGGACCATCGCCATGTTCCTGGTCGGCGGCGGCATCCTGGTGCACAACATCGGCCCGCTGCACCACCTGCTCGAAGGCCTGGGTCTGAGCGGCGCGGCCGGCGGCGTGGTCGGCATGCTCTACAACGGCCTGGTCGGCGTGCTGGCCGGTGCCATCGTGCTGGGCGTGGTGCAGCTGGTCGGCAGGCTGCGCGGCAAGTCCGCCGCGCACTGA
- a CDS encoding dihydroxyacetone kinase subunit DhaK encodes MQQFLGAPRAIVADLLNATAQLMPLRMSAPDSGMRIVLQAEPDASKVAVLSGGGSGHEPAHAGFVGPGMLTGAIAGELFASPGVEAVLAAIQACRAAPGVLLVIKNYTGDRLNFGLAAERARGDGIDVATVLVRDDIALPDAAQPRGLAGTVLVHKYVGHLAAQGVELAQIAERGQAFADRLLSLGMALSSATVPGQHQGKRSPELGLGIHNEPGARKADPQTLQDALDLVLAPLLEAADARLGADAPLVVFLNDLGGCSTQELGSLANGLIARIGLDRIALMVRPAALMTSMDMHGFSITLGPADADVLEALRAPVETLAWPGVSTPRPVTQFDPERPRATHTPGSGRRDAGLAQALRQAAETLVAAKEELDALDAKVGDGDAGSTFAQGASAVLEALQAETLSTGTPAQLAQELAALVEHSMGGSSGVLLSIMLTSAAQALTDGASWPEALERGLARMRETGGAGQGDRTMLDALIPAVAALRARPEDLSAAAAVARKGADATSQMAKAQAGRSAAVRAEALEGVVDPGAEAVARAFEAFAQAAASARST; translated from the coding sequence ATGCAGCAGTTCCTCGGCGCACCGCGCGCCATCGTCGCCGATCTCCTCAACGCCACCGCGCAGCTGATGCCGCTGCGGATGAGCGCGCCCGATTCGGGCATGCGCATCGTGCTGCAGGCCGAACCGGACGCCTCGAAGGTCGCGGTGCTCTCCGGCGGCGGCTCCGGCCACGAGCCCGCGCACGCCGGCTTCGTCGGCCCGGGCATGCTCACCGGCGCCATCGCAGGCGAGTTGTTCGCCTCGCCCGGCGTCGAGGCGGTCCTGGCCGCGATCCAGGCCTGCCGCGCGGCGCCCGGCGTGCTGCTGGTGATCAAGAACTACACCGGCGACCGGCTCAACTTCGGCCTGGCGGCCGAGCGCGCGCGCGGCGACGGCATCGATGTGGCCACCGTGCTGGTGCGTGACGACATCGCCCTGCCCGATGCCGCCCAGCCCCGCGGCCTGGCCGGCACCGTGCTGGTGCACAAGTACGTCGGCCACCTCGCGGCGCAGGGCGTGGAACTGGCACAGATCGCCGAGCGCGGCCAGGCCTTCGCCGACCGTCTGCTGTCGCTGGGCATGGCCCTGTCCAGCGCCACCGTGCCCGGCCAGCACCAGGGCAAGCGCTCGCCCGAACTCGGCCTGGGCATCCACAACGAACCGGGTGCGCGCAAGGCCGATCCGCAGACGCTCCAGGACGCGCTCGACCTGGTGCTCGCACCGCTCCTCGAGGCGGCCGACGCCCGCCTCGGCGCGGACGCGCCGCTGGTGGTGTTCCTCAACGACCTGGGCGGCTGCTCCACCCAGGAGCTCGGCAGCCTGGCCAACGGCCTGATCGCACGCATCGGCCTGGACCGCATCGCCCTGATGGTGCGCCCCGCCGCGCTGATGACCTCGATGGACATGCATGGCTTCTCGATCACGCTGGGCCCGGCCGATGCCGACGTGCTCGAAGCCCTGCGCGCGCCGGTCGAAACCCTGGCCTGGCCCGGCGTTTCCACGCCGCGGCCGGTGACGCAGTTCGACCCCGAGCGTCCCCGTGCCACCCACACTCCGGGCAGCGGCCGCCGCGACGCCGGCCTTGCCCAGGCCCTGAGACAGGCCGCCGAGACCCTGGTCGCCGCAAAGGAGGAACTGGACGCGCTCGATGCCAAGGTCGGCGACGGCGATGCCGGCTCCACCTTCGCCCAGGGCGCAAGCGCCGTTCTCGAGGCGCTGCAGGCCGAGACGCTGAGCACGGGCACGCCGGCGCAGCTCGCCCAGGAACTGGCGGCGCTGGTCGAACACAGCATGGGCGGCTCCAGCGGCGTGTTGCTGTCGATCATGCTCACCTCCGCCGCCCAGGCCCTGACCGATGGCGCGTCCTGGCCCGAGGCGCTGGAGCGCGGCCTCGCCCGCATGCGGGAAACCGGTGGCGCCGGCCAGGGCGATCGCACCATGCTCGACGCCCTCATTCCCGCCGTCGCGGCGCTGCGCGCACGGCCTGAGGATCTGTCCGCGGCCGCGGCGGTGGCACGCAAGGGCGCGGACGCCACTTCGCAGATGGCGAAGGCGCAGGCCGGCCGCTCGGCCGCGGTGCGCGCCGAAGCGCTGGAAGGCGTGGTCGATCCCGGTGCGGAAGCGGTAGCGCGTGCATTCGAGGCGTTCGCGCAGGCGGCGGCCTCAGCGCGCAGCACTTGA
- a CDS encoding MDR family oxidoreductase: MAFKALLVNRVDGAVRPQRVSLEDSDLMDGDVTVAVEYSTINYKDALAVTGRAPIMQVFPLIAGIDLAGRVLESADPRFKRGDAVLVNGWGLSQTHHGGFAQRARVPGDWLVRVPDAFDTRQAMAIGTAGYTAMLSVLALEHNGLTPDAGEVLVTGANGGVGSVAIAVLGRLGYRVVASTGRMAEAEHLKSLGAVEVIERGPLGEPGKPLQKARWAGAVDSVGSHTLANVLAQTRERGTVTACGLAQGMDLPTTVAPFILRNVTLAGINSVDAPQALRETAWQRLARDLDPALLASVTTQVSLAEVPRVADDLLAGKVRGRVVVDVNA, from the coding sequence ATGGCGTTCAAGGCGTTGCTGGTGAACAGGGTGGACGGCGCGGTGCGGCCGCAGCGGGTGTCGCTGGAGGACAGCGACCTGATGGACGGCGACGTCACCGTCGCGGTCGAGTACTCCACGATCAACTACAAGGACGCGCTGGCGGTGACAGGCCGTGCGCCGATCATGCAGGTGTTCCCGTTGATTGCCGGTATCGATCTGGCCGGGCGTGTGCTCGAATCGGCGGATCCCCGCTTCAAGCGGGGGGATGCGGTGCTGGTCAACGGCTGGGGCCTGAGCCAGACCCACCACGGCGGCTTCGCCCAGCGCGCGCGGGTCCCCGGCGACTGGCTGGTGCGCGTGCCGGACGCTTTCGACACGCGCCAGGCGATGGCGATCGGCACCGCGGGCTACACGGCGATGCTCAGCGTGCTGGCGCTGGAGCACAACGGCCTGACCCCCGATGCGGGCGAGGTGCTGGTCACCGGCGCCAATGGCGGCGTGGGTTCGGTGGCCATCGCCGTGCTGGGCAGGCTGGGCTATCGCGTGGTCGCCTCGACCGGGCGCATGGCCGAAGCCGAGCATCTCAAGTCACTCGGCGCGGTCGAAGTGATCGAACGCGGTCCGCTGGGCGAACCTGGCAAGCCGCTGCAGAAGGCGCGCTGGGCCGGCGCGGTGGACAGCGTCGGCAGCCATACCTTGGCCAACGTGCTGGCGCAGACCCGCGAGCGCGGCACGGTCACCGCCTGCGGCTTGGCCCAGGGCATGGACCTGCCGACGACGGTGGCGCCCTTCATCCTGCGCAACGTCACCCTGGCGGGCATCAATTCGGTCGATGCGCCGCAGGCGCTGCGCGAAACCGCCTGGCAGCGCCTGGCCCGCGACCTGGATCCGGCGCTGCTGGCCTCGGTCACCACGCAGGTCTCACTGGCCGAAGTGCCGCGGGTGGCCGACGACCTGCTTGCCGGCAAGGTGCGCGGGCGCGTGGTGGTGGACGTCAATGCCTGA